In Desulfovibrio aminophilus, a single genomic region encodes these proteins:
- the pal gene encoding peptidoglycan-associated lipoprotein Pal, with protein sequence MKSKFAVLLVFLAMALLLAAGCAKKKTAAQPQAVVIEDTTPPAAPEPYTPPAVDEDALKAEQAMQELASPIHFDFDKSAIRAGEDRDRLQSKAVIMQRYSVVSVTIEGHCDERGTNEYNMALGSRRANSAKEYLKVLGVDPSRIDTVSYGEERPVDPGHNEAAWSKNRRDEFVVRR encoded by the coding sequence ATGAAGTCCAAGTTTGCCGTTCTGTTGGTGTTCCTGGCCATGGCTCTGCTGCTCGCCGCGGGTTGCGCCAAGAAGAAGACCGCCGCCCAGCCCCAGGCCGTGGTCATCGAGGATACCACTCCTCCGGCCGCGCCCGAGCCCTACACGCCCCCGGCCGTGGACGAGGATGCGCTCAAGGCCGAGCAGGCCATGCAGGAGCTGGCCTCCCCCATCCATTTCGACTTCGACAAGTCCGCCATCCGCGCCGGAGAGGACCGCGACCGGCTTCAGAGCAAGGCCGTGATCATGCAGCGCTACTCCGTGGTTTCCGTGACCATCGAGGGCCACTGCGACGAGCGCGGCACCAACGAGTACAACATGGCCCTGGGCTCCCGCCGCGCGAATTCCGCCAAGGAGTACTTGAAGGTGCTGGGCGTCGACCCCTCCCGCATCGACACCGTGAGCTACGGCGAAGAGCGTCCCGTGGACCCGGGCCACAACGAGGCCGCTTGGTCCAAGAACCGCCGCGACGAGTTCGTGGTGCGCCGCTAA
- a CDS encoding L,D-transpeptidase — translation MDTARRALWIAALIVICCSCGGRSAGRDKVAGPLDASDQCVLVLADDWDSTGGVLRLFERSWTGSWKAVGPEAPVFLGRKGLGWGRGLHPEQPGELRKAEGDGRAPAGVFALGPAFGRAPMEPPLKAMPFLVADSETICVDDSVSSHYNTVFQADQVPVRNWDSFEHMLRTDARYDLGLLVGHNPPPVAPEGGSCIFMHLYSDPPLPTSGCTSLPRPDMERLLRRLDAGRRPVLAQLPRAEYNRFKEAWNLP, via the coding sequence ATGGACACCGCACGCCGGGCGCTCTGGATCGCGGCCCTGATCGTCATCTGCTGTTCCTGCGGCGGCCGTTCGGCGGGCCGGGACAAGGTCGCCGGTCCCCTGGACGCCTCGGACCAGTGCGTGCTCGTGCTGGCCGACGACTGGGATTCCACCGGGGGCGTGCTGCGCCTGTTCGAGCGTTCCTGGACCGGGAGCTGGAAGGCCGTCGGACCGGAGGCGCCCGTGTTCCTGGGCCGCAAGGGCCTGGGCTGGGGCCGAGGCCTGCACCCGGAGCAGCCCGGTGAGCTCCGCAAGGCCGAGGGAGACGGCCGCGCCCCGGCCGGGGTCTTCGCCCTGGGTCCGGCTTTCGGCCGGGCCCCGATGGAGCCGCCGCTCAAGGCCATGCCCTTCCTGGTGGCGGACAGCGAGACGATCTGCGTGGACGACAGCGTGTCCTCCCACTACAACACCGTGTTCCAGGCCGACCAGGTCCCGGTCCGCAACTGGGACAGCTTCGAGCACATGCTGCGGACCGACGCCCGCTACGACCTGGGGCTGCTGGTGGGCCACAATCCGCCCCCGGTGGCGCCGGAGGGCGGCTCCTGCATCTTCATGCACCTCTATTCGGATCCGCCGCTGCCCACCTCGGGCTGCACGTCCCTGCCCCGGCCGGACATGGAGCGCCTGCTGCGTCGCCTCGACGCGGGCAGGCGGCCGGTGCTCGCGCAACTTCCCCGGGCCGAATACAACCGGTTCAAGGAGGCCTGGAACCTGCCCTGA
- a CDS encoding DUF4079 domain-containing protein: MHWLHPIFQTLALPFAICALLLGWTRFAAVHLARPGQFQWTRHVTLGSVALSIWLAGFFAGAGIAWLEWRAVFVTGLHARLGLCMVPFLAFGLVSGLAMHRKKKARRWLPLAHGLNNALLIPAAFVQLATGLRILSSAVFP; this comes from the coding sequence ATGCACTGGCTGCATCCCATCTTCCAGACATTGGCCCTGCCCTTCGCCATCTGCGCCCTTTTGCTCGGCTGGACCCGTTTCGCCGCCGTCCACTTGGCCCGTCCCGGGCAGTTTCAATGGACGCGCCACGTGACCCTGGGAAGCGTCGCGCTGTCCATCTGGCTGGCCGGATTTTTCGCCGGCGCGGGTATCGCCTGGCTTGAGTGGCGGGCGGTGTTCGTCACCGGCCTGCATGCCCGCCTGGGGCTGTGCATGGTGCCGTTCCTCGCGTTCGGGTTGGTCTCCGGGCTGGCCATGCACCGGAAGAAGAAGGCGAGGCGCTGGCTGCCGCTGGCCCACGGGCTGAACAACGCCTTGCTCATTCCGGCCGCGTTCGTCCAGTTGGCCACCGGACTGCGCATCCTGAGCTCCGCCGTTTTTCCCTGA
- a CDS encoding flagellar hook protein FlgE, translated as MGFSAMYVGATGITSLSQKMSSIGNDLSNVDTVAYRGNDVFFQDLMSRYGTVGQVLSNDTGAAFQMGMGVAVADVRIDLTQGSFMDGDTNTDMSIDGKGMFRVVSPDSGSTYYTRAGNFRFNNAGYLMDPHGNVLQGRAIDRTTGTVGGGVSDIVLPWEDATIDGVPTRVITSPPSPTTRLNLQFALDKNETDHSTSSTDPFFALAGLWNGAADPPLAGSSYAMSSSINVYDAEGNAHPMTIYLDKVDVTPSDGKTYWEYIATVDPAADGRAGMTGTSGAGLLMMGTLTFNNFGQLVGQTAYTYEGAGDSAVLSNWSPAAFSVDGFPTMNMTFLGTASGAAAGTGEQTIALNLGLGSATSSWTGLASNASAASVGTSAANLPNLASIAEQPNASTGYGDSLATLSSSQDGHATGYLLDVSVTSEGYLRARYTNGEEENLYQIPLYTFTNEYGLRREGSNLYTATQESGAVVEGTAGTGPRGNIQGKTLEKSNVDMAEKFVEMITTQRGFQANTKVVSTSDSLLNTAISMKR; from the coding sequence ATGGGTTTCAGCGCAATGTACGTGGGCGCCACGGGAATCACGTCGCTCAGCCAGAAGATGTCGTCCATCGGCAACGACCTGTCCAACGTGGACACCGTGGCCTACCGGGGAAACGACGTCTTCTTCCAGGATCTCATGAGCCGGTACGGGACCGTGGGCCAGGTTCTCTCCAACGACACGGGCGCCGCCTTCCAGATGGGCATGGGCGTGGCCGTGGCCGACGTGCGCATCGATCTCACCCAGGGATCGTTCATGGACGGCGACACGAACACGGACATGTCCATCGACGGCAAGGGCATGTTCCGCGTCGTGAGCCCGGACAGCGGCTCGACCTACTACACCCGGGCCGGGAACTTCCGGTTCAACAACGCGGGGTACCTGATGGACCCCCACGGGAACGTGCTCCAGGGCCGGGCCATCGACCGGACCACCGGAACGGTGGGCGGTGGCGTTTCGGACATCGTGCTGCCCTGGGAGGATGCGACCATCGACGGCGTACCCACCCGGGTGATCACGTCCCCGCCGAGCCCCACGACCCGCCTCAACCTCCAGTTCGCCCTGGACAAGAACGAGACCGACCACAGCACGAGCTCCACCGACCCGTTCTTCGCCCTGGCCGGACTCTGGAACGGGGCCGCGGACCCGCCGCTGGCGGGCAGCAGCTACGCCATGTCCAGTTCCATCAACGTCTACGACGCTGAGGGCAACGCCCATCCCATGACGATCTACCTGGACAAGGTGGACGTCACCCCGAGCGACGGGAAGACGTACTGGGAATACATCGCCACCGTGGACCCGGCGGCCGACGGCCGCGCCGGGATGACCGGGACCTCCGGGGCCGGGCTGCTCATGATGGGCACCCTGACCTTCAACAATTTCGGCCAGCTGGTGGGCCAGACCGCCTACACCTATGAAGGGGCGGGCGATTCGGCCGTTCTGAGCAACTGGTCTCCGGCGGCCTTTTCCGTCGACGGCTTCCCGACCATGAACATGACCTTTTTGGGCACGGCCAGCGGAGCCGCCGCCGGGACCGGGGAGCAGACCATCGCCCTGAACCTGGGCCTGGGCAGCGCCACGAGCAGTTGGACCGGGCTGGCCTCCAACGCCTCGGCCGCCTCCGTGGGAACCAGCGCGGCGAACCTGCCGAACCTGGCCTCCATCGCGGAGCAGCCCAACGCCAGCACCGGCTACGGCGATTCCCTGGCCACCCTGAGCTCGAGCCAGGACGGCCACGCCACCGGCTACCTGCTGGACGTCTCCGTGACCAGCGAGGGCTACCTGCGGGCGCGCTACACCAACGGCGAGGAGGAGAACCTCTACCAGATTCCTCTGTACACCTTCACCAACGAATACGGCCTGCGCCGGGAGGGCTCGAACCTCTACACGGCGACCCAGGAATCCGGCGCGGTGGTCGAGGGAACGGCCGGGACCGGCCCTCGGGGCAACATCCAGGGCAAGACCCTGGAAAAGTCCAATGTGGACATGGCGGAGAAGTTCGTGGAGATGATCACCACCCAGCGCGGTTTCCAGGCCAATACCAAGGTGGTGAGCACGTCCGACTCGTTGTTGAACACCGCCATCAGCATGAAGCGGTAA
- a CDS encoding TRAP transporter small permease: MNRTIAMLATLEKGLALAQRVVLVVSVGLIAVLIVAQIFLRVVLKSPLFGVEEIALIAGTWLYLIGAAYCTREHSHIEASMVHLIFKRPLHQELVRCLASAVSMALASVMAKWGYDFVLWGLEHKSVTPSLGLNYLVAQSALFVGALLMVLYFGLELVARVRNVANLAAGKNGPARREA, from the coding sequence ATGAACAGGACAATCGCAATGCTGGCGACCTTGGAAAAGGGGCTCGCCCTGGCCCAGCGGGTGGTGCTGGTCGTCTCGGTGGGGCTCATCGCCGTGCTCATCGTGGCGCAGATATTCCTGCGGGTGGTGCTGAAGAGCCCGCTGTTCGGGGTCGAGGAGATCGCCCTCATCGCCGGAACGTGGCTCTACCTCATCGGGGCGGCCTACTGCACCCGCGAACACAGCCACATCGAGGCCAGCATGGTGCACCTGATCTTCAAGCGGCCGCTGCACCAGGAATTGGTCCGCTGTCTGGCCAGCGCCGTCAGCATGGCCCTGGCCTCGGTCATGGCCAAATGGGGCTATGACTTCGTGCTGTGGGGGCTGGAGCACAAGTCCGTCACCCCGTCGCTGGGCCTGAACTATCTCGTGGCCCAGAGCGCCCTGTTCGTCGGAGCGCTGCTCATGGTCCTGTATTTCGGATTGGAACTGGTCGCGCGCGTGCGCAACGTGGCGAATCTGGCCGCCGGGAAGAACGGCCCGGCTCGGAGGGAGGCATGA
- a CDS encoding L-serine ammonia-lyase, iron-sulfur-dependent, subunit alpha — MDSEKLLRIIRGELVETTGCTDPGAIVLAVAVATQALGRTPGDVEVVLSPEVYKNAVSVGIPGAGRRGAEQAAALGVEMAGHADEGLAIMNRVTAEKVAASLTHLEQGRVRVGYAGDCPDKLYIQARVRVGMEEALAVIQGDYDAVSRLERNGRELPLTRGVSAAPEALAETFDIEEALDALERIPVDKLEFLLRAAEMNKAATDLKDLRFGGALAGMAEGLTGRHACVALGKLYTGAAVEARMCGLVRPITAIAGSGNIGIIALLGVLGAGEGLEASREKLIRALAVSTVVTITVKRILTRMTNVCGCTVAGASGVAAGTVSLLGGSRARMDEAIQAVLGAFSGVVCDGAKESCAYKASATAGSAIEYAFFAVGDGVAIPPGMGVVGSTLAQTLANLGKLNEQGMREVGSCILEIIKTNQKERRP; from the coding sequence GTGGATTCCGAGAAATTGCTGCGCATCATTCGGGGTGAACTGGTCGAGACCACCGGGTGTACCGACCCCGGGGCCATTGTCCTGGCGGTTGCCGTGGCCACCCAGGCCTTGGGGCGGACCCCGGGCGATGTCGAGGTCGTGCTCAGTCCCGAAGTCTACAAGAACGCGGTGAGCGTCGGCATCCCCGGCGCGGGTCGCCGTGGAGCCGAACAGGCCGCGGCCTTGGGCGTCGAGATGGCCGGGCATGCCGATGAGGGACTGGCCATCATGAATCGAGTGACCGCGGAAAAGGTGGCCGCGTCCCTGACTCATCTGGAACAGGGGCGGGTGCGCGTGGGCTATGCGGGAGACTGCCCGGACAAGCTCTACATCCAGGCCCGCGTGCGCGTCGGGATGGAGGAGGCCCTGGCCGTGATTCAGGGCGACTACGACGCCGTGTCGCGGCTGGAAAGAAACGGCCGGGAATTGCCTCTGACGCGGGGTGTTTCGGCGGCCCCTGAAGCGCTTGCCGAGACCTTCGACATCGAGGAGGCGTTGGACGCCCTGGAGCGCATCCCGGTGGACAAGCTGGAGTTTCTGCTGCGCGCCGCGGAGATGAACAAGGCCGCCACCGACCTGAAGGATCTGCGCTTCGGCGGAGCCCTGGCGGGCATGGCCGAGGGGCTCACCGGACGCCACGCCTGCGTGGCGCTCGGCAAGCTGTACACCGGGGCCGCCGTGGAGGCCCGCATGTGCGGGCTGGTGCGTCCCATCACGGCCATCGCCGGCAGCGGCAACATCGGCATCATCGCCCTGCTGGGCGTGCTGGGCGCGGGCGAGGGGCTGGAGGCCTCCCGTGAGAAGTTGATCCGGGCGCTGGCCGTGAGCACCGTGGTGACCATCACGGTGAAACGCATCCTGACCCGCATGACCAATGTCTGCGGCTGCACCGTGGCCGGAGCCTCGGGGGTGGCCGCCGGCACGGTCTCCCTGCTGGGCGGAAGTCGGGCGAGGATGGACGAGGCCATTCAGGCCGTGCTCGGGGCCTTCAGCGGGGTGGTCTGCGACGGGGCCAAGGAATCCTGCGCCTACAAGGCGTCGGCCACGGCGGGCAGCGCCATCGAATATGCCTTCTTCGCCGTGGGCGACGGAGTGGCCATTCCCCCGGGCATGGGCGTGGTGGGCTCGACCCTGGCCCAGACCCTGGCCAACCTCGGCAAACTCAACGAGCAGGGCATGCGCGAGGTGGGCTCGTGCATCCTGGAGATCATCAAGACGAATCAGAAGGAGAGGAGGCCATGA
- a CDS encoding TonB-dependent receptor has protein sequence MRHSFSGMVRHAGGRLALALWLALVPTAQALGEDTAREQEKPLRMEEMVVKEERIVTPTMQTGDTVNTGLEVTREGMDMQGAKAETSVYNSLNVISGVNVEGPDPYALSPEQNTIRTRGVRGYLGAMSVEGVPNWGGNPIGPREYLYDTENFRSVAIYKGVVPADIGTGVGARGGAIELRPLWPKEEAGATLSQGFGSNAYSRSFVRLDSGSLGQIGTRLSGSYSYTHADKWKGPGEIGPRNNGNVMLAQPVWNDDELKIFFNANNISSYKYRALSYSQVSHLDDNYRTDFNSERTGVAATDQYYYGNNKGEYVNNDLFAVIPVTVSKDLSFTFKPYYANENTTLYNGVPAGGGRVQRNDRDIERFGNIAEMRTDLGFAETTLGYLVESSSMKITTRNYTTNMVFQSYGIYTKSSENAQLHTPYVKIAGALDRFKWQAGLKYFSYSDPSAEGYTWAAGTLVHDPTLDRSAKTYEAFLPSAGVSYDFTDSAQGFASYGRSQIRPYSYVPLINIFTQNRAAFNAAGVSLNDLFNGYDMETTDMVEAGVRLTYDWAEITPSVYYTKSDNLLVTVYDPRVNLNYQQNVGKATGYGFELDTNFHLGEHVSLFFNPSYNILTYDDDLNYAGAVTDCKGRQVADTPTIMAKTGVILSYGGFEAVPTVRYVGGRYGDAKHQEKIPGYTLLDLRLGYTVKDFAYTKALRFSLELSNLLDRKYVSSINASDDSAGGLNSYLTGAPFTAMFSVALDI, from the coding sequence ATGAGGCATTCGTTCAGCGGAATGGTCCGCCACGCGGGCGGCAGGCTTGCCCTCGCCCTCTGGCTGGCCCTGGTTCCCACGGCACAGGCCCTCGGCGAGGACACGGCGCGGGAACAGGAAAAACCCCTGCGCATGGAAGAAATGGTCGTGAAGGAAGAGCGGATCGTCACTCCGACCATGCAGACCGGCGACACCGTGAACACCGGCCTGGAAGTCACCCGGGAAGGCATGGACATGCAGGGGGCCAAGGCCGAGACCAGCGTGTACAACTCGCTGAACGTCATCTCCGGAGTCAACGTCGAGGGTCCCGACCCTTACGCACTCTCGCCCGAGCAGAACACCATCCGCACCAGGGGCGTGCGCGGATACCTGGGGGCCATGTCCGTGGAGGGCGTGCCCAACTGGGGCGGCAACCCCATCGGCCCGCGCGAGTATCTCTACGACACCGAGAACTTCCGCAGCGTCGCCATCTACAAGGGCGTGGTCCCGGCGGACATCGGCACCGGCGTGGGCGCGCGCGGCGGGGCCATCGAACTGCGGCCGCTCTGGCCCAAGGAGGAGGCCGGGGCCACCCTGAGCCAGGGATTCGGCTCCAACGCCTACTCCCGAAGCTTCGTCCGCCTCGACTCCGGCTCGCTGGGCCAGATCGGAACGCGCCTGTCCGGTTCGTATTCCTATACCCACGCCGACAAGTGGAAGGGCCCCGGCGAGATCGGCCCGCGCAACAACGGCAACGTGATGCTCGCGCAGCCGGTCTGGAACGACGACGAGCTCAAGATATTCTTCAACGCCAACAACATCAGCAGCTACAAGTACCGCGCCCTGAGCTATTCCCAGGTCAGCCACCTGGACGACAACTACCGCACGGACTTCAACTCCGAACGCACCGGCGTGGCGGCCACCGACCAGTACTATTACGGCAACAACAAGGGCGAATACGTGAACAACGACCTGTTCGCGGTCATCCCCGTGACCGTGAGCAAGGACCTTTCGTTCACGTTCAAGCCATACTACGCCAACGAAAACACCACCCTCTACAACGGCGTCCCGGCCGGCGGCGGCAGGGTCCAGCGCAATGACCGGGACATCGAGCGCTTCGGCAACATCGCCGAGATGCGCACGGACCTGGGCTTCGCCGAAACCACGCTCGGCTACCTCGTCGAATCGTCGAGCATGAAGATCACCACGCGGAACTACACCACCAACATGGTCTTCCAGAGCTACGGCATCTACACGAAGAGCTCGGAAAACGCCCAGCTTCACACGCCCTACGTCAAGATCGCCGGGGCGCTGGACCGCTTCAAGTGGCAGGCGGGGTTGAAATATTTTTCCTATAGCGACCCGAGCGCCGAGGGCTACACCTGGGCCGCCGGAACGCTCGTCCACGACCCGACGCTGGACCGCTCGGCCAAGACCTACGAGGCCTTTCTGCCCTCGGCGGGCGTGTCCTACGACTTCACCGACTCGGCCCAGGGCTTCGCCAGCTACGGCCGCAGCCAGATCCGGCCCTACTCCTACGTCCCGCTCATCAACATCTTCACCCAGAACAGGGCGGCCTTCAACGCCGCGGGCGTCAGCCTCAACGACCTGTTCAACGGCTACGACATGGAGACCACCGACATGGTGGAGGCGGGCGTGCGCCTGACCTACGACTGGGCCGAAATCACCCCCTCGGTCTACTACACCAAGAGCGACAACCTCCTGGTCACGGTCTACGATCCGCGCGTGAACCTGAACTACCAGCAGAACGTGGGCAAGGCCACGGGCTACGGCTTCGAGCTGGACACGAACTTCCACCTCGGCGAGCACGTCAGCCTGTTCTTCAATCCCTCGTACAACATCCTGACCTACGACGACGACCTGAACTACGCGGGCGCCGTCACGGACTGCAAGGGCAGGCAGGTGGCGGACACGCCCACGATCATGGCCAAGACGGGCGTCATCCTCTCCTACGGCGGGTTCGAGGCCGTGCCCACCGTGCGCTATGTGGGCGGCCGGTACGGCGACGCCAAGCACCAGGAAAAGATCCCCGGCTACACGCTCCTGGACCTGCGGCTCGGCTACACGGTGAAGGACTTCGCCTACACCAAGGCCCTGCGCTTCTCCCTGGAGCTCTCCAACCTGCTGGACCGGAAGTACGTCTCGAGCATCAACGCCAGCGACGACAGCGCCGGAGGCCTGAACAGCTACCTGACCGGCGCGCCCTTCACGGCCATGTTCAGCGTGGCCCTGGACATCTGA
- a CDS encoding Rid family detoxifying hydrolase, translating to MRRIIFTDKAPGPVGPYSQAVRHGGLVFASGQVAIDPVSGEVVYGGVAEQTELALKNLRAVLEAAGSGLDRVLKCNVYLADIGDFEAMNEVYKRYFTKDYPARLTVAVGSMFGGLAVEMDAIAAVE from the coding sequence ATGAGGAGGATCATCTTCACGGACAAGGCCCCCGGCCCCGTGGGGCCGTATTCCCAGGCCGTGCGCCACGGCGGGCTGGTGTTCGCCTCGGGGCAGGTGGCCATCGACCCGGTGAGCGGCGAGGTCGTTTACGGCGGGGTGGCGGAGCAGACCGAACTGGCCCTGAAGAATCTGCGCGCGGTGCTGGAAGCGGCGGGCAGCGGCCTGGACCGGGTTCTCAAGTGCAACGTCTACCTGGCCGACATCGGGGATTTCGAAGCCATGAACGAGGTCTACAAACGATATTTCACCAAGGACTATCCTGCCCGGCTTACCGTGGCCGTGGGCAGCATGTTCGGTGGGCTCGCGGTGGAGATGGACGCCATAGCGGCGGTGGAATAG
- a CDS encoding TRAP transporter large permease — protein sequence MIGLLTALGIIVVLLVIGVPIGFAFAGAVLFLTAYFQLDPGLLLPSAFFQTYSVVLLSLPMFIFAGRIMGEGGIATPLINLAETLVGRVRGGLGIVLVFSCALFGAISGTASSAVAAIGTVMIPRMEEAGYPRGYTTGLISCSSLLGQLIPPSVPMILFAWITRQSIAACFLSTVGPGLLMIVLYAFLNWLMCRRIPTIKVGPRLGLADSLRETGRATRHASFALMMPILILGGIYGGLFTPTEAASVAALYGIPVGFWIYKGLTLKKLWQTTIDSAATIGAIVIMFLFILVASRVFTMQQVPQMIVDALLNISENKIVILMMANVFLIIVGMLMDDISGTLIAAPLLMPLMLKIGVHPVQFAAIVGTNLAIGANTPPTAPILYLAGRIGGVTIEEFIKPVAVLLLFGSLPVALATTYWPDLSLFLPRLMGYVH from the coding sequence ATGATCGGGCTTCTGACCGCCCTGGGCATCATCGTGGTCCTCTTGGTCATCGGCGTGCCCATCGGCTTCGCCTTCGCCGGGGCCGTCCTGTTCCTCACCGCGTACTTCCAGCTGGACCCGGGCCTGCTGTTGCCCAGCGCCTTCTTCCAGACCTATTCCGTGGTCCTGCTCTCCCTGCCCATGTTCATCTTCGCCGGGCGGATCATGGGCGAGGGCGGCATCGCCACCCCGCTCATCAACCTGGCCGAGACCCTGGTGGGGCGGGTGCGCGGCGGCCTGGGCATCGTGCTCGTATTCAGCTGCGCCCTGTTCGGGGCCATCTCCGGCACGGCCTCCTCGGCCGTGGCCGCCATCGGCACGGTGATGATCCCGCGCATGGAGGAAGCCGGATATCCCCGGGGGTACACCACCGGGCTCATCAGCTGCTCCTCGCTTCTGGGGCAGCTCATCCCGCCCAGCGTGCCCATGATCCTCTTCGCCTGGATCACGCGCCAGTCCATCGCGGCCTGCTTCCTGTCCACCGTGGGCCCCGGACTCCTCATGATCGTCCTCTACGCCTTCCTGAACTGGCTCATGTGCCGCCGCATCCCCACCATCAAGGTGGGACCGAGGCTGGGGCTGGCCGATTCCCTGCGCGAGACCGGCCGAGCCACCCGACACGCCAGCTTCGCCCTGATGATGCCCATCCTCATCCTGGGCGGCATCTACGGCGGACTGTTCACTCCCACGGAGGCGGCTTCCGTGGCCGCGCTCTACGGCATCCCCGTGGGGTTCTGGATCTACAAGGGGCTGACCCTCAAGAAGCTCTGGCAGACCACCATCGACTCGGCCGCCACCATCGGGGCCATCGTCATCATGTTCCTGTTCATCCTGGTGGCCAGCCGCGTGTTCACCATGCAGCAGGTGCCCCAGATGATCGTCGACGCCCTGCTGAACATCTCCGAGAACAAGATCGTCATCCTCATGATGGCCAACGTCTTCCTGATCATCGTGGGCATGCTCATGGACGACATCAGCGGAACGCTCATCGCCGCGCCGCTGCTCATGCCCCTCATGCTCAAGATCGGCGTGCATCCGGTGCAGTTCGCGGCCATAGTCGGGACCAACCTGGCCATCGGCGCGAACACCCCGCCCACGGCTCCGATCCTCTACCTGGCGGGCCGCATCGGCGGCGTGACCATCGAGGAGTTCATCAAGCCGGTGGCCGTGCTCCTGCTCTTCGGCTCCCTGCCCGTGGCCTTGGCCACCACCTACTGGCCGGACCTCTCCCTGTTCCTGCCCCGGCTCATGGGGTACGTGCATTAA
- the dctP gene encoding TRAP transporter substrate-binding protein DctP produces the protein MRAKLILLGVTALVLAFLAGTPRGFAAEQKYDLKLAQLFATDSDLGKSARQFAALVKEKSGGRISISVFDGGQLGGQKEVYDALLRGVVDFNMDWPMTSYNQKLAVVFAPYMFTSWEQAKAAYAVPDGWLTKIVGKVFEESKIKYLGPYPYEFSGVTLNAAPATNADMAKGIKVRVPPIEPFMSVWEALGFIPTPIDYAETPTAIQTGVVDGQVGGGPEQAWSDFRDVSKYYIHYKDYFSCAQFMMNQDLWNRMSPADREIIVQAAAKVIADRFVQAEASERRYIEELGKAKVQVIQLSPEDAARAKKLVREKVWPKLAKLVGEDIITQIKANAEK, from the coding sequence ATGCGCGCGAAACTGATTCTGCTGGGTGTCACGGCCCTGGTGCTGGCCTTCCTGGCCGGCACGCCCCGCGGCTTTGCCGCGGAACAGAAGTATGATCTCAAGCTGGCGCAGCTCTTCGCCACGGACAGCGACCTGGGCAAGTCCGCGCGCCAGTTCGCCGCCCTGGTCAAGGAGAAGTCCGGCGGGCGGATTTCGATCAGCGTGTTCGACGGAGGGCAGTTGGGCGGCCAGAAGGAAGTTTACGACGCCTTGCTGCGCGGGGTCGTGGACTTCAACATGGACTGGCCCATGACCTCCTACAACCAGAAGCTGGCGGTGGTCTTCGCCCCCTACATGTTCACCTCCTGGGAGCAGGCCAAGGCGGCCTACGCCGTGCCCGACGGCTGGCTGACCAAGATCGTGGGCAAGGTCTTCGAGGAATCCAAGATCAAGTACCTCGGCCCCTACCCCTATGAGTTCAGCGGCGTGACCCTGAACGCGGCTCCGGCCACCAACGCCGACATGGCCAAGGGCATCAAGGTCCGTGTGCCCCCCATCGAGCCCTTCATGTCCGTGTGGGAGGCCCTGGGCTTCATTCCCACGCCCATCGACTACGCCGAGACGCCCACGGCCATCCAGACCGGCGTGGTGGACGGCCAGGTGGGCGGCGGTCCCGAGCAGGCCTGGAGCGACTTCCGCGACGTGTCCAAGTATTACATCCATTACAAGGATTACTTCTCCTGCGCCCAGTTCATGATGAACCAGGACCTCTGGAACCGCATGTCGCCCGCCGATCGGGAGATCATCGTCCAGGCCGCCGCCAAGGTCATCGCCGACCGTTTCGTGCAGGCCGAGGCTTCGGAGCGCCGCTACATCGAGGAACTGGGCAAGGCCAAGGTCCAGGTGATCCAGCTCTCCCCCGAGGACGCGGCCCGGGCCAAGAAGCTCGTGCGCGAGAAGGTCTGGCCCAAGCTGGCCAAGCTGGTGGGCGAGGACATCATCACGCAGATCAAGGCCAACGCCGAGAAGTAG
- a CDS encoding GntR family transcriptional regulator has product MTPRQVAEQLKQKIIMLELPPETILNISELAVQHGVSRTPVKEALIVLQAEEWVQRHGSHFMVTPLSLERIKQITEIRSILEVESNLLALRRMDETTRRSFDSLRVRINGLDSSATNLDIVNADLALHRRLYTATRNTQLAKVLDHLLSHYLRFWLSLPQRIELDSFFDDTLGMIAAVVNNDEKALRELSEHHVARSADFIVRIFLA; this is encoded by the coding sequence ATGACACCCCGCCAAGTCGCCGAGCAGCTCAAGCAGAAGATCATCATGCTCGAACTGCCCCCCGAGACGATCCTCAACATCAGCGAGCTCGCCGTGCAGCATGGCGTCAGCCGCACGCCCGTGAAGGAGGCGCTCATCGTGCTGCAGGCCGAGGAGTGGGTCCAGAGGCACGGATCGCATTTCATGGTCACTCCCTTGAGCCTGGAGCGCATCAAGCAGATCACCGAGATCCGCTCCATCCTGGAGGTGGAGTCCAACCTGCTGGCCCTGCGGCGCATGGATGAGACGACGCGTCGTTCCTTCGACAGCCTTCGGGTGCGCATCAACGGCCTGGACTCCTCGGCCACCAACCTGGACATCGTCAACGCGGACCTGGCGCTGCATCGCCGTCTGTACACGGCCACCAGGAACACGCAACTGGCCAAGGTGCTGGACCATCTGCTGAGCCACTACCTGCGTTTCTGGCTGTCCCTGCCACAGCGGATCGAACTGGATTCGTTCTTCGACGACACCCTGGGGATGATCGCCGCGGTGGTGAACAACGACGAGAAGGCCCTGCGGGAACTCTCCGAACACCACGTCGCCCGTTCCGCGGACTTCATCGTGCGGATATTCCTGGCCTAG